A window of the Rhodohalobacter mucosus genome harbors these coding sequences:
- a CDS encoding PP2C family protein-serine/threonine phosphatase, producing the protein MALKNEARTSYNTKTFYREYVSGMTSRQLGQEFQSDSERLKKLYSDALRETNPNIPPAKIPVFQKFLSLLAALTKRLNPVRRLVFGVALLSFASHFLLSFFGIGQAFLLPVAFLALMVILLIELLEKSDVQKELDFARDIQLSLLPPSEVKAGRLETCSFAATAQEVGGDYVDIIETEKGMYVIIADVSGKGMSAALYMVRIQALVHLLIKKMHPSPKELFLELNDYVKSNKTDKTFVTACAAYFPKDADHFIFSRAGHNIPLVYSKKHDSTFRLDTDGFALGMTSTTMLRKKLVEKKFQFDPGDSLLLYTDGLVELRNDKQEEYGENKLDGILSIYGSLHAKTITQKIQSSIELFMGNQQPLDDITFTTVHKNEPRQTLG; encoded by the coding sequence ATGGCATTAAAAAACGAAGCGCGAACATCCTACAATACAAAGACCTTCTACCGGGAGTATGTATCGGGTATGACCTCCCGTCAGCTGGGACAGGAATTTCAGTCCGATTCGGAGCGGCTCAAGAAGCTCTACTCGGATGCTCTCCGTGAGACCAATCCCAACATCCCGCCGGCAAAAATACCCGTATTTCAGAAATTTCTGAGCCTCCTTGCGGCACTCACCAAGCGGCTGAATCCCGTACGCCGGCTGGTGTTCGGGGTAGCCCTGCTCAGCTTTGCATCCCACTTTCTGCTCTCGTTTTTCGGAATCGGTCAGGCGTTTCTGCTGCCCGTTGCCTTCCTGGCACTCATGGTAATTCTGCTGATCGAGCTGCTCGAAAAATCGGATGTTCAGAAAGAGCTCGATTTTGCGCGCGATATTCAGCTGAGCCTCCTCCCTCCTTCCGAGGTAAAGGCAGGCCGCCTTGAAACCTGTTCGTTCGCAGCCACCGCACAGGAAGTGGGCGGCGATTATGTGGATATCATTGAAACCGAAAAGGGCATGTATGTGATCATTGCGGATGTATCGGGCAAGGGTATGAGCGCAGCCCTTTACATGGTGAGAATTCAGGCGCTGGTGCATCTCCTCATCAAAAAGATGCATCCCAGCCCCAAAGAACTTTTCCTTGAGCTGAACGACTACGTAAAATCCAATAAAACCGACAAAACCTTTGTCACCGCATGTGCCGCCTATTTTCCGAAGGATGCGGATCACTTCATCTTTTCACGTGCAGGCCACAACATCCCGCTTGTTTACAGCAAAAAACACGACAGTACATTCCGGCTTGATACGGACGGGTTTGCACTGGGAATGACCTCCACCACAATGCTCCGCAAAAAGCTGGTGGAGAAAAAGTTCCAGTTCGATCCGGGCGACAGCCTGCTTCTCTACACCGACGGACTGGTTGAGCTGCGAAACGACAAACAGGAAGAGTACGGTGAGAATAAACTGGACGGTATTCTGTCGATCTACGGATCCCTCCACGCAAAAACGATCACCCAGAAGATTCAGTCATCCATTGAGCTCTTTATGGGTAATCAGCAGCCTCTCGACGATATTACGTTTACCACCGTTCACAAAAATGAACCGCGTCAAACGCTCGGCTAA
- a CDS encoding PaaI family thioesterase — protein sequence MSRASNPSGSNRPEEIVNRMMKDDAFSRWMGVSVLEVREGYCKITCPVSEQMLNGYRVTHGGILFSLADSALAFSAATYGRVSLAIDNSISFTKKSTAGDRLVAVSECINLTHKTGLFEVRVLNEKEDLLAVMKATVYRTGEEFDLQQS from the coding sequence ATGAGCAGAGCGAGTAACCCTTCCGGTTCAAACAGGCCGGAAGAGATCGTAAACCGGATGATGAAGGATGACGCGTTCAGCCGGTGGATGGGCGTTTCCGTGCTGGAGGTTCGCGAAGGGTACTGCAAAATCACCTGTCCGGTAAGCGAACAGATGCTGAACGGATACCGGGTGACCCACGGCGGGATTCTCTTCTCCCTGGCCGACAGCGCACTGGCCTTTTCGGCAGCCACCTATGGGCGCGTATCACTTGCGATCGATAACTCCATCTCGTTCACAAAGAAAAGCACGGCCGGTGATCGCCTGGTTGCCGTATCCGAATGCATCAACCTGACACATAAAACGGGCCTTTTTGAGGTTCGCGTCCTGAATGAAAAGGAAGACCTCCTTGCCGTTATGAAGGCTACGGTTTACCGAACCGGAGAGGAGTTTGACTTGCAGCAGAGCTAA
- a CDS encoding 3-hydroxyacyl-CoA dehydrogenase NAD-binding domain-containing protein, which translates to MDKNTVIGIIGAGTMGTGIAQIASTFNHEVILYDAYPDQLDSSRSGLEKILNRQIEKERMTREQVDGILERITFTNELSSVKPCGFVIEAIVEDLEVKKNVFSNIEKFVDRDAVLASNTSSLSIASISSALNYPNRFLGVHFFNPAPLMKLVEIIPGISTEENITAATRSLIDSWEKVTVAAKDTPGFIVNRVARPFYGEALRIYEEGIADPATIDWAMKELGGFRMGPFELMDLIGHDVNYKVTESVFKEFYYDPRFKPSFAQKRLVEAGRLGKKSGIGFYDYRDGAGAPEPEKDEAKGELILHRILAMLINEAADAVFMNIASAKDVDLAMTNGVNYPKGLLEWADEMGPATVMEWMDGLYEEYLEDRYRPNPLLKRVVINGDTFHEQSE; encoded by the coding sequence TTGGACAAGAATACAGTGATCGGGATTATCGGAGCGGGAACCATGGGGACGGGCATTGCCCAGATAGCGTCCACATTTAACCACGAGGTGATTCTTTATGACGCCTATCCCGATCAGCTCGACTCCTCCCGCAGCGGACTCGAAAAAATCCTGAACCGCCAGATTGAAAAGGAACGGATGACCCGGGAACAGGTTGACGGTATCCTGGAGCGCATCACCTTCACAAACGAACTCTCGTCAGTAAAACCGTGCGGATTTGTGATTGAGGCCATTGTGGAAGACCTGGAGGTTAAAAAGAACGTCTTCTCCAATATCGAAAAATTTGTTGACAGGGATGCCGTTCTGGCATCCAACACCTCCTCCCTCTCTATCGCCTCCATCTCCTCTGCCCTGAACTATCCGAACCGTTTTCTGGGCGTACACTTTTTCAATCCGGCTCCGCTTATGAAGCTGGTGGAGATCATTCCGGGCATATCCACTGAAGAAAATATCACGGCAGCCACGCGGTCTCTGATTGATTCCTGGGAGAAAGTCACCGTTGCTGCAAAAGACACCCCCGGGTTTATCGTAAACCGCGTAGCACGACCGTTTTATGGTGAAGCGCTGCGAATCTATGAGGAAGGCATTGCGGATCCTGCAACGATCGACTGGGCCATGAAGGAGCTCGGCGGGTTCCGGATGGGTCCGTTTGAGCTGATGGATCTGATTGGCCACGATGTAAACTACAAGGTGACCGAATCGGTATTCAAAGAGTTTTACTACGACCCCCGCTTCAAGCCGTCGTTTGCGCAAAAACGGCTGGTGGAGGCGGGCCGGCTGGGTAAAAAATCGGGCATCGGTTTCTACGATTACCGTGACGGCGCCGGGGCTCCCGAGCCTGAAAAGGACGAAGCAAAAGGAGAGCTTATTCTGCACCGCATCCTGGCCATGCTAATCAACGAGGCGGCCGATGCGGTTTTTATGAATATTGCCTCAGCCAAAGACGTGGACCTGGCGATGACCAACGGGGTGAACTATCCCAAAGGTCTGCTTGAATGGGCCGACGAGATGGGTCCGGCCACGGTGATGGAGTGGATGGACGGCCTTTATGAAGAGTATCTTGAGGACCGGTACAGACCCAATCCCCTTCTTAAACGCGTTGTAATTAACGGAGATACATTTCATGAGCAGAGCGAGTAA
- a CDS encoding FitA-like ribbon-helix-helix domain-containing protein, with amino-acid sequence MISFKQQIASMADVLIRNIDKKTLERLKERAARNNRSLQEELKELVEFHAKPDIEETRGRVNEILMKYKASGKKFPDSGDELSDDRSR; translated from the coding sequence ATGATATCATTTAAACAACAAATAGCAAGTATGGCAGATGTATTAATCAGAAATATCGATAAAAAAACGCTTGAAAGGCTGAAAGAGAGAGCTGCAAGAAATAATCGATCCCTGCAAGAGGAGCTGAAAGAGTTAGTGGAATTTCATGCTAAGCCAGACATTGAAGAAACGAGAGGAAGGGTCAATGAAATTCTTATGAAGTACAAGGCATCGGGAAAAAAATTTCCCGACAGCGGGGATGAATTATCAGATGACAGGTCCAGATGA
- a CDS encoding type II toxin-antitoxin system VapC family toxin: MNKPVIDACVAIKWFLPEEKHEEAGILLSSYNSLIAPDLFFIEFDAIVTKKVRQRLVEQNDADTMVQEIRKLPFEVIPYSMISRLAFDLSSTLPITLYDACYLSVAIEFNQTVTTADMRFYRGIKQTPFAHFVETL; the protein is encoded by the coding sequence ATGAACAAACCGGTTATTGATGCTTGTGTAGCCATTAAATGGTTTTTACCTGAAGAAAAGCATGAAGAAGCAGGTATATTGCTGAGTTCTTACAACAGCCTGATAGCACCTGATCTGTTTTTCATCGAATTCGATGCCATCGTAACAAAAAAAGTCAGGCAAAGATTGGTTGAACAGAATGATGCTGATACAATGGTTCAGGAAATCCGCAAACTGCCTTTTGAGGTTATACCTTATTCAATGATATCCAGGCTTGCTTTTGACCTTTCGTCCACACTGCCAATCACACTATACGATGCATGTTACCTTTCAGTCGCCATTGAGTTCAATCAGACGGTAACCACCGCTGATATGAGGTTTTACCGGGGAATCAAACAAACCCCGTTTGCGCATTTTGTGGAAACTCTGTAG
- a CDS encoding enoyl-CoA hydratase-related protein gives MIETSLKNSILSITLNRPEKYNSFTEPMALELQEALKDAGRDEVRCVVLRANGKAFCAGQDLPEVVERAEKEPDYELADTVQTTYNPIIRAIRSLEKPVVCAVQGTAAGAGANIAFACDIVIASDQAEFVQAFSKIGLIPDSGGTFFLPRLAGLARSNAMYLLDEKLSARKAVDWGLIYKAVDSEELDDEVRDIAQKLASMPTKGFGLYKRAVNRSFDHTLEQQLNLEADLQSEAGKTDDYKEGVAAFLEKRKPEYKGR, from the coding sequence ATGATCGAAACTTCCCTCAAAAATTCCATCCTAAGCATCACCCTTAACCGTCCCGAGAAGTACAACAGTTTTACCGAGCCGATGGCGCTGGAGCTGCAGGAGGCGCTGAAGGATGCCGGGCGGGATGAGGTGCGGTGCGTGGTGCTCAGGGCCAATGGCAAAGCGTTTTGTGCGGGACAGGATCTGCCGGAGGTGGTGGAGCGGGCCGAAAAGGAGCCGGACTATGAGCTGGCCGACACGGTACAAACCACCTACAATCCCATTATCCGCGCCATCCGCAGCCTTGAAAAGCCGGTGGTGTGCGCGGTGCAGGGCACCGCAGCGGGAGCCGGGGCCAACATCGCATTTGCGTGCGATATTGTAATCGCGTCCGATCAGGCGGAGTTTGTGCAGGCGTTCAGCAAAATCGGACTGATCCCCGACAGCGGCGGCACCTTCTTTCTACCCCGCCTGGCCGGACTGGCACGGTCGAACGCCATGTACCTGCTGGATGAAAAACTGTCGGCCAGAAAAGCCGTCGACTGGGGTCTGATCTACAAGGCCGTCGACAGTGAAGAGCTGGACGATGAGGTGCGGGACATTGCACAAAAACTGGCCTCCATGCCCACCAAAGGATTCGGCCTCTACAAGCGCGCGGTGAACCGCTCCTTCGATCACACCCTGGAGCAGCAGCTCAACCTGGAAGCTGATCTCCAGAGCGAAGCCGGAAAGACCGACGATTACAAAGAAGGTGTCGCAGCCTTTCTGGAAAAAAGAAAACCGGAGTACAAGGGTCGTTAA
- the paaD gene encoding 1,2-phenylacetyl-CoA epoxidase subunit PaaD, translated as MPVKEPTSTQKSEIWAWLEEVIDPEIPVLNVVEMGIVRKVEMDGDTVVVKITPTYSGCPAMNAIEMEIHKKLKEKGVENFRVVTDFSETWTTDWMTEHAKKKLKDYGIAPPEKTDESSDFLTSLKGSQKVVPCPYCDSFDTELQSEFGSTACKSQYYCNNCHQPFEHFKCI; from the coding sequence ATGCCCGTTAAAGAACCCACATCAACCCAAAAATCCGAGATTTGGGCTTGGCTTGAAGAGGTCATCGACCCGGAGATACCCGTATTGAACGTGGTGGAGATGGGGATTGTGCGGAAGGTGGAGATGGACGGCGATACGGTGGTTGTGAAGATCACGCCCACCTACTCCGGGTGCCCGGCGATGAACGCGATCGAGATGGAGATCCACAAAAAGCTGAAGGAGAAAGGCGTAGAGAATTTCCGGGTGGTCACCGATTTTTCCGAAACATGGACCACCGACTGGATGACCGAGCACGCCAAAAAGAAGCTGAAGGATTACGGCATCGCACCGCCCGAAAAGACCGACGAAAGCAGTGATTTTCTGACGTCATTGAAAGGATCCCAAAAGGTGGTCCCCTGCCCCTACTGCGACTCCTTCGATACAGAGCTCCAAAGCGAATTCGGCTCCACCGCCTGCAAATCGCAATACTACTGCAACAACTGCCACCAGCCATTTGAACACTTTAAATGCATCTGA
- the paaC gene encoding 1,2-phenylacetyl-CoA epoxidase subunit PaaC, which yields MSTFDTIPSTKKDALVEMLLRLADDRLILGHRLSEWAGHGPELEEDLALANAALDMIGHASSLYGYAAELEGKADEDHYAYFRDDIDFKNIAMMEPPRGDFAYTIARLFLFSVYSYLLYRELTEHVDDEQFRGMLNKHFKEIQYHFRHSREWVLRLGDGTEESHRRMQDAFDELWMYTGEMFEMDGAADAAVQHNLFTDVSSLKKEWLKLVGETLDEATITMPGDEQYMYSGARSGQHTEHLGRLLAEMQFLRRSYPDAEWK from the coding sequence ATGTCCACCTTCGACACCATACCGAGTACCAAAAAGGACGCCCTGGTTGAGATGCTGCTTCGGCTGGCCGACGACCGGCTGATCCTGGGCCATCGCCTATCGGAGTGGGCCGGACACGGGCCCGAACTTGAAGAAGACCTTGCCCTGGCCAACGCGGCGCTCGATATGATCGGCCACGCCTCCTCGCTCTACGGCTATGCGGCCGAGCTGGAGGGAAAAGCGGATGAGGACCATTACGCCTATTTCCGCGACGATATCGACTTTAAGAATATTGCCATGATGGAGCCGCCGCGCGGCGATTTTGCATACACTATTGCACGACTGTTCCTGTTCAGCGTCTACAGCTACCTGCTCTACAGGGAGCTCACGGAACACGTGGATGACGAGCAGTTCCGGGGCATGCTCAACAAGCACTTTAAGGAAATTCAGTACCATTTTCGCCACAGCCGCGAGTGGGTGCTGCGCCTGGGCGACGGCACCGAGGAGAGCCATCGCCGCATGCAGGATGCGTTTGATGAACTGTGGATGTACACCGGGGAGATGTTTGAGATGGACGGAGCTGCCGATGCGGCCGTTCAGCACAATCTTTTCACGGATGTCTCGTCATTAAAGAAAGAGTGGCTGAAACTGGTGGGCGAAACGCTCGATGAAGCCACGATCACGATGCCGGGCGACGAACAGTATATGTACAGCGGCGCACGATCGGGTCAGCACACCGAACACCTGGGCCGCCTCCTCGCCGAAATGCAGTTTTTGCGAAGAAGTTACCCGGATGCGGAGTGGAAGTAA
- the paaB gene encoding 1,2-phenylacetyl-CoA epoxidase subunit PaaB, producing the protein MTEQTETKHEWPLWEVFYQPKDGKPFEHAGSVHAPDAEMALQNARDTYARRSEGIAFWVVPSDQIVASAPEDAGPFFDPANDKPYRHPQFYSVPRAVKKRK; encoded by the coding sequence ATGACAGAACAGACAGAAACTAAACATGAATGGCCTCTCTGGGAGGTGTTTTATCAGCCTAAGGACGGCAAACCGTTTGAACATGCGGGCAGCGTTCATGCTCCTGACGCGGAGATGGCGCTTCAGAATGCGCGCGACACATATGCGCGGCGCAGCGAGGGAATTGCTTTCTGGGTGGTGCCGTCCGACCAGATTGTAGCCTCCGCCCCGGAAGACGCGGGACCCTTTTTCGACCCGGCCAACGACAAACCCTACCGCCATCCGCAGTTTTATAGTGTCCCCAGAGCGGTGAAAAAGAGGAAGTGA
- the paaA gene encoding 1,2-phenylacetyl-CoA epoxidase subunit PaaA has translation MDTQEQLDDFQKRIDAGEKIEPKDWMPERYRQQLIRMMSQHAHSEIVGMLPEGNWITRAPSLKRKMVLLAKVQDEAGHGLYLYSATETLGVRRQKLVEDYLYGKAKYSSIFNYPTLTYADICVIGWLVDGAAIVNQTMLAKSSYGPYSRANLRICKEESFHKKQGYEMLAKMADGTPEQKKMAQDAVNRWWWPTLMMFGPHDTDSPNSAELIKWGVKTKTNDELRRHFVDRTVMEAEAIGITLPDPDLTYNEETGHWDFGDIPWDEFWSVVKGDGPMNRERMKARRKAYEDGAWVREAAMEHARKKKLREEKAS, from the coding sequence ATGGACACGCAGGAACAACTTGACGACTTTCAGAAACGAATTGACGCGGGAGAAAAAATAGAGCCCAAGGACTGGATGCCCGAGCGGTACCGCCAGCAGCTTATCCGCATGATGAGTCAGCACGCACACTCCGAAATTGTGGGCATGCTGCCCGAAGGCAACTGGATCACCCGCGCTCCCTCCCTGAAACGCAAGATGGTGCTGCTGGCCAAGGTGCAGGATGAGGCCGGCCACGGTCTTTACCTCTACAGCGCCACCGAAACCCTGGGTGTGCGGCGTCAGAAGCTGGTAGAGGATTATCTCTACGGCAAGGCCAAATACTCCAGCATCTTCAACTACCCCACCCTCACCTATGCCGACATCTGCGTGATCGGCTGGCTGGTGGACGGCGCCGCAATTGTGAACCAGACGATGCTGGCCAAGTCCTCATATGGACCCTATTCGCGGGCCAACCTGCGCATCTGCAAGGAAGAGAGTTTTCACAAGAAGCAGGGATATGAGATGCTGGCCAAAATGGCCGACGGCACGCCCGAGCAGAAAAAAATGGCCCAGGATGCGGTAAACCGCTGGTGGTGGCCCACACTGATGATGTTTGGCCCGCACGACACCGACTCCCCAAACAGCGCAGAGCTGATTAAGTGGGGCGTGAAGACCAAAACCAACGATGAGCTTCGCCGGCACTTTGTAGACCGCACCGTGATGGAAGCGGAGGCGATCGGCATCACGCTGCCCGATCCGGACCTGACCTACAATGAGGAGACGGGCCACTGGGATTTCGGCGACATTCCATGGGATGAGTTCTGGAGCGTGGTGAAGGGCGACGGACCGATGAACAGGGAGCGTATGAAAGCGCGCCGCAAAGCATATGAAGACGGCGCTTGGGTGCGCGAAGCCGCCATGGAACATGCACGGAAGAAGAAACTGCGTGAGGAAAAAGCGTCATAA
- a CDS encoding sugar phosphate isomerase/epimerase family protein, producing the protein MDRKTFLSRMGYTAIGGAALFSTPFGLTGCTPGTQDAEMFFDISLAQWSLNNSFFNGSLDPINFARIARQQFDIGAVEYVNRFYTDHVTDQGYLNELRNIANGEGVESVLIMCDNEGALGDPDPAARQQAAENHYKWLDMASFLGCHSIRVNAASSGSYEEQMQRAADGLRRLSEHAAGMNLGVIVENHGGLSSNAEWLVGVIEMVDMENCGTLPDFGNFRISQDETYDNYRGTEELMPYAKGVSAKSYAFDDNGNEANLDYMRLMQIVKDAGYTGYVGIEYEGDELSESDGIMATKELLMRVGKELADG; encoded by the coding sequence ATGGACCGTAAAACTTTTCTTTCGCGTATGGGCTACACCGCAATCGGCGGAGCCGCACTTTTTTCAACCCCGTTCGGACTGACCGGCTGCACCCCGGGGACACAGGATGCTGAGATGTTTTTTGATATCTCCCTGGCTCAGTGGTCGCTCAACAACTCATTTTTTAACGGATCACTGGATCCGATCAATTTTGCGCGAATCGCACGTCAGCAGTTTGATATCGGCGCGGTGGAGTATGTGAACCGTTTTTATACGGATCATGTGACCGATCAGGGCTACCTGAATGAATTGAGAAACATTGCAAATGGGGAAGGCGTGGAGAGCGTTCTGATTATGTGCGATAATGAAGGCGCACTGGGTGATCCGGATCCGGCTGCACGTCAGCAGGCAGCGGAAAATCATTACAAATGGCTGGATATGGCCTCTTTTCTCGGCTGCCACTCCATCCGGGTGAATGCGGCCAGCTCCGGCAGCTACGAAGAGCAGATGCAGCGGGCTGCCGATGGACTGCGACGCCTCAGCGAGCATGCAGCAGGTATGAATCTTGGAGTGATCGTGGAAAACCACGGCGGACTCTCCAGCAATGCGGAGTGGCTGGTGGGCGTCATCGAGATGGTGGATATGGAGAACTGCGGTACGCTGCCCGATTTTGGAAATTTCCGCATTTCACAGGATGAAACCTACGACAACTACCGGGGAACCGAAGAGCTGATGCCCTACGCCAAAGGGGTGAGCGCAAAAAGCTACGCGTTTGATGACAACGGCAACGAAGCCAACCTGGACTACATGCGCCTGATGCAGATTGTGAAAGACGCAGGCTACACCGGCTATGTGGGCATTGAGTACGAAGGCGATGAACTTAGCGAAAGTGACGGAATTATGGCGACGAAGGAACTTTTGATGAGAGTTGGGAAAGAACTTGCCGATGGGTGA
- a CDS encoding helix-turn-helix domain-containing protein: MRENHLTQQNGRLRARRMTTLLEQELEKIPDVQTWAARARVSRGSLNRIIKRHFGVAPKRMLRRHRYRMIAEMIKKDPQITSYAAALNAGLRDDKALYKFLDKYYGTTFTQMRKDVLRSIGEASRETSDVKRET, translated from the coding sequence ATGAGAGAAAATCACTTAACACAACAAAATGGCCGGCTTCGGGCGCGCAGAATGACCACACTGCTGGAGCAGGAACTGGAAAAGATTCCGGACGTACAGACCTGGGCGGCCCGGGCGCGGGTCTCGCGCGGAAGCCTCAACCGCATCATCAAAAGACACTTCGGCGTGGCCCCGAAACGGATGCTGCGGCGTCACCGCTACCGCATGATCGCGGAGATGATCAAAAAAGATCCGCAGATCACCAGCTACGCCGCCGCCCTCAACGCCGGCCTGCGCGACGACAAGGCGCTCTACAAGTTTTTGGACAAATACTACGGAACCACGTTTACGCAGATGAGGAAGGATGTGCTGAGGTCCATAGGAGAAGCTAGTCGTGAGACGTCAGACGTCAAACGTGAGACGTGA
- a CDS encoding cupin domain-containing protein, with protein MNTFSEEISEGKLPKSDSAKEILSTGENLGLRIWRDEEPNTDKEPHKTEYETVGYVLKGKAELHLGDDVTELTPGDSYVVPKGVEHTYKILETFTAVEATSPPAHLQ; from the coding sequence ATGAATACTTTCAGCGAAGAGATATCAGAAGGAAAACTACCGAAATCCGATTCAGCAAAAGAGATCCTTTCCACAGGCGAGAATCTGGGACTCCGAATCTGGAGAGATGAAGAACCAAACACGGATAAAGAACCTCATAAAACTGAGTATGAAACCGTAGGCTATGTACTCAAAGGCAAAGCTGAACTTCATCTGGGTGACGATGTCACCGAACTCACTCCGGGCGATTCGTACGTTGTTCCCAAAGGAGTGGAACACACTTACAAGATCCTTGAAACATTCACCGCCGTGGAGGCCACCTCGCCGCCTGCGCATTTGCAGTGA
- a CDS encoding DUF6508 domain-containing protein, which translates to MKPLEEYNYIGRVKSMTYEDWKPILDLIPAIEKMKIYSVEVEPAREMDGVIELGSWREDDVVTEFLEAVYTIPIINDFNWGGWDEGRAMASNRNFDYDTVDIPTKCMLITAIVRNDRFCDGALVDTFEDGTILRILKSIDRQINSGRKL; encoded by the coding sequence ATGAAACCTCTGGAAGAATATAATTACATAGGGAGAGTCAAATCTATGACCTATGAAGACTGGAAACCGATACTGGATCTGATTCCAGCTATTGAGAAAATGAAAATCTACTCTGTTGAAGTTGAACCTGCCAGGGAAATGGATGGAGTGATCGAACTGGGTAGCTGGAGAGAAGATGACGTTGTAACAGAATTTCTTGAAGCTGTGTATACAATTCCTATCATAAATGACTTTAATTGGGGTGGATGGGATGAAGGGAGAGCGATGGCCAGTAACAGGAACTTTGACTACGACACAGTTGACATACCAACTAAGTGCATGTTGATCACTGCCATTGTCAGAAATGATAGATTTTGTGACGGAGCTCTGGTTGATACATTTGAGGATGGTACGATACTCAGGATTTTGAAATCAATAGACAGACAGATTAATTCTGGTCGGAAACTATGA